In Arachis stenosperma cultivar V10309 chromosome 1, arast.V10309.gnm1.PFL2, whole genome shotgun sequence, one DNA window encodes the following:
- the LOC130971007 gene encoding non-specific lipid transfer protein GPI-anchored 7-like → MNLSKMHVSMFGLVLVVVMMSGMMGSSEAASSSSDNSCASQLIPCADYLNSTKPPSSCCTPLKQTVATQLTCLCNLFNTPGLLESFHINVTQALELSRNCGITQGISSCKESAPSPSSSSTTTPPATPGSDKGSAARVAVTGFSFLALFWASMLFN, encoded by the exons ATGAATCTGAGCAAGATGCATGTTTCTATGTTTGGTTTGGTGTTGGTGGTAGTAATGATGAGTGGCATGATGGGTTCGAGTGAGGCAGCATCAAGCAGCAGTGACAACTCTTGTGCTTCTCAACTGATTCCATGTGCCGATTATCTGAACTCAACgaagccaccaagttcttgctGCACGCCACTCAAACAAACCGTTGCGACGCAACTAACCTGCCTCTGCAACCTTTTCAATACTCCCGGTTTGCTTGAGAGTTTCCACATCAACGTCACTCAGGCTCTTGAACTTAGTCGTAACTGCGGTATCACCCAAGGCATCAGCAGCTGCAAAG AATCAGCTCCATCTCCATCTTCATCTTCAACGACAACTCCACCAG CTACACCCGGAAGTGACAAAGGAAGTGCAGCAAGAGTTGCAGTAACTGGATTTTCTTTCTTGGCCTTGTTTTGGGCATCTATGTTGTTTAACTAG